In one Solanum lycopersicum chromosome 11, SLM_r2.1 genomic region, the following are encoded:
- the LOC101246214 gene encoding vicilin-like seed storage protein At2g28490, with amino-acid sequence MIMGSYREFLLILLLFVVVSVGTSYEVEEEEKWGEGLFLLHDSKEIVRTDAGVMRVVSKGGFGGGGVSIFQSPMHIGFITMEPNTLFIPQYMNAHLTLFVRRGETRIGHIYKDDFTERRLKEGDIYSIRAGSAFYLVNPAEGQRLHIICSISNSNNLGLYGFQSFFIGGGIYPTSILSGFDTLTLSTAFNVSSEEVSEILTRQLSGAIVPLNTTQSPTPSIWANFLNLEQHQRHDHLKRVVHLEEEASSEEEDEGREQQPTWSLRKFMINLFGHEGNKRKKGDEGRRGSSKGPDSYNLFDRKPDYKNDYGWSLALDRSEYSPLKHSDIGVYLVNLSAGAMMAPHINPTATEYGIVLRGSGSIQIVYPNGTLAMNAVVNEGDVFWVPRYFPFCQIASRTGPFEFFGFTTTGRKNMPQFLVGQNSILQSMRGPEFAAAFGVSEERLRRILDAQREAVILPSASIAPSEPMDPRGEEEEGERGEKGKEKKKMKDVMKMPEVIKSLGDDIMMGLA; translated from the exons ATGATAATGGGAAGTTACAGGGAGTTTCTTTTGATCTTACTGTTATTTGTGGTGGTTTCTGTTGGTACTTCTTATGAAGtggaagaagaggaaaaatggGGAGAAGGGTTGTTTTTGTTGCATGATTCAAAGGAGATAGTGAGGACTGATGCTGGAGTTATGAGAGTTGTGAGTAAAGGTGgatttggtggtggtggggtTTCTATATTTCAAAGTCCAATGCATATTGGTTTTATCACCATGGAACCTAATACTCTTTTCATCCCTCAGTATATGAATGCTCATCTTACACTCTTTGTTCGTAGAG GGGAAACAAGAATTGGGCATATCTACAAGGATGATTTTACTGAAAGGCGATTGAAGGAAGGCGATATATACAGCATCCGTGCAGGATCTGCTTTTTATTTGGTTAATCCAGCTGAAGGGCAAAGACTTCATATCATTTGCAGCATTAGCAACTCCAACAACTTAGGATTGTATGGTTTTCAG TCTTTCTTCATTGGTGGTGGAATCTATCCAACGTCTATTCTGAGTGGATTCGACACTCTTACCTTATCAACAGCATTCAAT GTATCATCAGAAGAAGTGAGTGAGATCTTGACAAGACAACTTTCCGGTGCAATTGTACCTCTGAACACTACTCAGTCTCCTACACCAAGCATATGGGCAAATTTCTTGAATCTTGAGCAGCATCAGAGACATGATCACCTAAAGAGAGTAGTGCATTTGGAGGAAGAAGCTAGttcagaagaagaagatgagggAAGGGAGCAACAGCCAACATGGTCTTTGAGGAAGTTCATGATTAATCTTTTTGGTCATGaaggaaataaaagaaagaaaggcgATGAAGGACGTAGAGGCAGCAGCAAAGGTCCAGATTCCTACAACCTGTTCGATAGGAAGCCAGATTACAAGAACGATTACGGGTGGAGCTTAGCCTTGGATCGATCGGAGTATTCTCCATTGAAACACTCTGACATTGGCGTCTATCTCGTCAACCTTTCAGCG GGAGCTATGATGGCACCACACATTAATCCAACAGCAACAGAGTATGGGATAGTGTTGAGAGGAAGCGGCAGCATCCAGATAGTGTATCCAAATGGGACACTTGCAATGAACGCTGTAGTAAACGAAGGAGACGTGTTCTGGGTGCCAAGGTACTTCCCCTTCTGTCAAATTGCGTCAAGAACAGGGCCGTTCGAGTTCTTCGGATTCACAACGACAGGAAGGAAGAACATGCCACAGTTCTTGGTGGGTCAGAATTCAATACTTCAGAGCATGAGAGGACCTGAATTTGCAGCTGCATTTGGTGTAAGTGAAGAGAGGTTAAGGAGGATTCTGGATGCTCAGCGTGAGGCAGTTATTTTGCCGTCTGCCTCCATTGCTCCCTCGGAGCCAATGGATCCGAGAGGGGAGGAGGAAGAGGGAGAAAGAGGAGAGaagggaaaagagaagaagaaaatgaaggaTGTGATGAAGATGCCAGAAGTGATTAAGAGCTTAGGCGATGACATAATGATGGGACTTGCTTAG